In Flavobacterium sp., a single window of DNA contains:
- a CDS encoding antibiotic biosynthesis monooxygenase produces MYYPLEAKWTILPGNEDKAKAALVQLAKDVQENEPETLLYMVHVPDFNQKSLPTPPQGQVIFWEVYENQDAFFKHVNGPIFTEFVKNYGDLFLSDFSTPPNVFMTTEVLFQIQGFSRKAL; encoded by the coding sequence ATGTATTACCCACTCGAAGCAAAATGGACCATTCTGCCCGGAAATGAAGACAAAGCAAAAGCAGCTTTAGTACAACTGGCAAAAGACGTTCAGGAAAATGAACCGGAAACTTTATTGTATATGGTTCATGTTCCGGATTTCAACCAGAAAAGTCTTCCAACTCCGCCGCAAGGTCAGGTAATTTTCTGGGAAGTTTATGAAAACCAAGATGCATTCTTTAAACATGTAAACGGACCCATATTTACAGAATTTGTAAAGAACTACGGCGATTTATTTCTAAGTGATTTTAGTACTCCGCCAAATGTTTTCATGACCACTGAAGTATTATTTCAGATACAGGGATTCAGCCGAAAAGCGCTTTAA
- a CDS encoding heme-binding protein — MALEQNNPLANLNLSGLEKLEAKPVNKGLKSKFKAEAVQTEPVNLGVLETLVGTWVGPGFNIIEVPNMNQAKPGPPPADKFKIILNSTAETFTFSSIGGDIINRGNAQADIAFQGLHYLQQVDDVNLPSGQNGIHLETGLFLNLPSGTDPAVQPSIARLGSIPHGDSILAQGTFFTVDGPPQFEVADPTPFFIVNGKRVNDTSETYLSQLVNAVPPPGIPKEVIMNPNILLENAIKGQNITKTVVIFLDANPIDGVATPGATAPVGGITNIPFVNVNANANSLSAIFWIETVENADGSTFLQLQYTQTVILDFPVFAPDGSVVEIKWPHISVATLRLQES, encoded by the coding sequence ATGGCATTAGAACAAAACAATCCGTTAGCAAACCTGAACCTGTCAGGTTTAGAAAAGTTAGAAGCAAAACCAGTAAACAAAGGTTTAAAATCAAAATTTAAAGCCGAGGCTGTACAAACAGAGCCTGTTAATCTTGGTGTATTAGAAACACTGGTTGGAACCTGGGTTGGTCCCGGATTCAATATTATTGAAGTTCCAAATATGAACCAGGCAAAACCGGGTCCGCCTCCGGCTGATAAATTCAAAATCATCTTAAATTCAACTGCAGAAACGTTTACATTTTCTTCTATTGGAGGTGACATTATCAACCGCGGAAATGCACAGGCTGATATCGCATTTCAGGGGCTTCATTATTTACAGCAGGTAGACGATGTGAATCTTCCGAGCGGTCAAAACGGAATTCATTTAGAAACGGGATTATTCTTAAATCTTCCAAGTGGCACTGATCCGGCGGTACAGCCAAGTATCGCCAGATTAGGTTCAATTCCGCACGGAGATTCAATTTTAGCGCAAGGAACTTTTTTCACAGTAGATGGGCCGCCGCAATTTGAAGTGGCTGATCCTACTCCGTTTTTTATTGTAAATGGAAAAAGAGTAAACGATACAAGCGAAACTTATTTATCGCAATTGGTAAATGCTGTTCCGCCTCCGGGAATTCCGAAAGAAGTAATCATGAATCCGAATATTCTTTTAGAAAACGCCATTAAAGGACAAAACATTACTAAAACGGTTGTCATCTTTTTAGATGCAAACCCAATTGACGGCGTGGCAACTCCGGGCGCAACAGCTCCGGTGGGCGGAATTACAAATATCCCGTTTGTAAACGTAAACGCTAATGCCAATAGTCTTTCTGCAATTTTCTGGATAGAAACTGTCGAAAATGCAGATGGTTCGACTTTCCTTCAATTGCAATATACACAAACCGTAATTCTTGATTTCCCCGTTTTTGCCCCAGATGGAAGCGTTGTAGAAATTAAATGGCCGCACATTTCTGTAGCAACACTTCGTCTTCAGGAATCATAA
- a CDS encoding Dabb family protein, producing MENTNKAPMLLHSTYFNLGTSNTPGIVEAYMAEARQYLSESVGMISFWIGVRADDMVRPENDLNYDIAMHQLFVNEDAFNVYNSNDSAHNQFVIDVNRWVPGTTRRVMDAYVTNLIIGGNSSEPQTIGADGNYPQSMFHDLYFSLKDKSAENIKKFTDICVEYLSGHPGIQLFTTGGLTDIKRNVSVRNFDVAVSIIYESKKAYDEYLKSKKHDEFFPATAGMIDNTYIFDSYIKYQSKVYSLTR from the coding sequence ATGGAAAATACTAATAAAGCCCCTATGTTACTGCACAGCACGTACTTTAACTTAGGGACAAGTAATACTCCGGGCATTGTAGAAGCTTACATGGCCGAAGCCAGACAATATCTTTCTGAATCTGTCGGGATGATTTCTTTCTGGATTGGCGTAAGGGCTGACGATATGGTCCGCCCTGAAAACGATCTTAATTACGACATTGCGATGCATCAGCTTTTTGTAAATGAAGATGCTTTTAATGTTTATAATTCAAATGATTCAGCACACAATCAGTTTGTTATTGATGTAAACCGATGGGTTCCGGGCACAACAAGACGTGTTATGGACGCTTATGTTACAAATCTTATTATTGGAGGAAATTCATCGGAACCACAAACTATAGGTGCCGATGGAAATTATCCGCAAAGTATGTTTCACGACCTGTATTTCTCGCTAAAAGATAAATCAGCAGAAAATATTAAAAAATTTACAGACATCTGTGTAGAATATTTATCAGGGCATCCGGGAATTCAGCTATTTACAACTGGCGGATTGACCGATATTAAAAGAAATGTTTCTGTTAGAAATTTTGATGTTGCGGTTTCTATTATTTACGAAAGTAAAAAGGCGTACGATGAATATCTGAAAAGCAAAAAACACGACGAATTTTTCCCCGCAACTGCCGGAATGATCGACAACACATACATTTTTGATTCTTATATAAAATATCAGTCAAAAGTGTATTCGCTTACCAGATAA
- a CDS encoding FAD-binding oxidoreductase, with product MIETAIQELVRELSGYVLQPGDSEYEDVIKIDNGRIQFRPRLIIFPAVVEDVRLGLKFAITNNLQFSIKGGGHSAAGYCLNEGGVVIAMKNLNRISFNPKKETVTAEMGVIWYDVYKFMQLTNTGLIPVGGGCPTVAPPGFMLGGGYSFVSRSYGMSIDNLESLKIVTPDGELRHIGVHSTSAEDIDLFWACSGGGGGNFGIVVEMEMRVRKPLSKKMLVGQIRYPLEMAEDVLGYYNDWVETVPNAMAVYGFMGNQKDLIDKTTNVKVLGLTPVFNGDGAEGIDLLQGLLKLKPINADLFNMTLPDWEFYNGYTTRVAGRSSYIRSTVLPKGGMNNKVAKVIIESMSKAPSAESFAVWTHAGGAIENVAADATAYVHRNSRFIPEIKSIWDLDKPGDTLKNVEWAYEFFERLSDAGNSTGAYVNYIDPLQHNWAEQYYGSNYKRLLEIKKKVDPNNYFNFQQSVGSTFNPTKELTDISPINRTRV from the coding sequence ATGATAGAAACAGCAATTCAGGAATTAGTTCGTGAACTGAGCGGTTACGTGCTTCAGCCGGGCGATTCAGAATATGAAGACGTTATAAAAATTGATAATGGGCGAATTCAGTTCAGACCGCGATTAATTATTTTTCCGGCAGTAGTTGAAGATGTTAGACTGGGATTAAAATTTGCCATAACCAACAATCTTCAATTTTCAATAAAAGGCGGCGGACACAGCGCTGCCGGATATTGTCTTAATGAAGGCGGAGTTGTGATTGCCATGAAAAATTTAAACAGAATTTCATTCAATCCTAAAAAAGAAACGGTTACAGCAGAAATGGGTGTAATCTGGTACGATGTTTACAAATTTATGCAGTTAACAAACACGGGGTTAATTCCCGTTGGCGGCGGCTGCCCAACTGTTGCACCTCCGGGATTTATGCTTGGCGGCGGCTATAGTTTTGTTTCACGCTCGTACGGAATGAGTATCGATAATCTTGAAAGTTTAAAGATTGTTACTCCTGACGGAGAATTACGCCATATTGGTGTTCACAGTACTTCTGCAGAAGATATTGATCTTTTCTGGGCGTGTTCCGGAGGCGGTGGTGGAAATTTTGGAATTGTAGTCGAAATGGAAATGCGAGTTCGTAAACCATTAAGCAAAAAAATGTTAGTGGGACAAATTCGTTATCCGTTAGAAATGGCCGAAGATGTTTTGGGCTATTACAACGACTGGGTTGAAACCGTTCCAAATGCAATGGCTGTTTATGGTTTTATGGGAAATCAAAAAGATTTGATTGATAAAACTACGAATGTAAAAGTGCTGGGTTTAACTCCGGTTTTTAATGGTGATGGTGCCGAAGGAATTGATTTGCTTCAGGGACTTTTGAAACTAAAACCAATCAATGCCGATTTATTTAATATGACGCTTCCTGATTGGGAATTCTATAACGGTTACACGACAAGAGTTGCCGGAAGAAGTTCGTATATCCGTTCGACGGTACTTCCTAAAGGCGGAATGAATAATAAAGTGGCAAAGGTTATTATAGAATCAATGAGCAAAGCGCCATCTGCAGAAAGTTTTGCCGTTTGGACACATGCCGGCGGTGCAATCGAAAATGTTGCTGCTGATGCTACAGCGTATGTACACAGAAACAGCCGTTTTATTCCGGAAATTAAATCGATCTGGGATTTAGACAAACCCGGCGATACATTGAAAAATGTAGAATGGGCGTATGAATTCTTCGAAAGATTATCTGATGCCGGAAATTCAACCGGAGCCTATGTAAACTATATTGACCCACTGCAGCACAATTGGGCTGAACAATATTATGGAAGTAATTACAAACGCCTTTTAGAAATTAAAAAGAAAGTTGATCCAAACAATTATTTTAATTTCCAGCAAAGTGTTGGTTCAACTTTTAATCCAACAAAAGAACTTACTGATATAAGTCCTATAAACCGAACCCGAGTTTAA
- a CDS encoding cupin domain-containing protein: protein MSPASEIIKLLNLQLNSTEGGYFANTYPIPPVENSPCSAIYYFLDNSRCSIMHKVTGDMLYHFYAGKPVEMLLLYPEGHTPKSEVCIFSNDITKGGKPMKVIPGGTWIGSRIKSKHSWSLMGVSMAPPFNPKDYFLGDRNTLIAEYPEQKKLITALTNPS from the coding sequence ATGTCACCAGCATCTGAAATAATTAAACTGCTTAATTTACAGTTAAACAGTACCGAAGGCGGTTATTTTGCAAATACCTATCCTATTCCGCCCGTAGAAAATTCACCTTGCAGCGCCATTTATTATTTTCTGGATAATTCACGCTGCTCTATTATGCATAAAGTTACAGGCGATATGTTGTATCATTTTTATGCGGGAAAACCTGTAGAAATGCTTTTATTATATCCTGAAGGTCATACTCCAAAATCTGAGGTATGTATTTTTAGTAATGATATTACTAAAGGCGGAAAACCCATGAAAGTAATTCCGGGCGGAACCTGGATTGGTTCCAGAATTAAAAGTAAACATTCATGGAGCTTAATGGGTGTGTCAATGGCACCGCCTTTTAATCCAAAAGACTACTTTTTAGGAGACCGCAATACACTGATTGCTGAATATCCGGAACAAAAAAAGTTAATCACAGCCCTTACTAATCCCTCATAA
- a CDS encoding TetR/AcrR family transcriptional regulator, translating to MAKGEETKQFIIEKAAPIFNTKGIAATSMSDIMEATKLSKGSMYVHFENKEVLACAAVDYNIKMLNTKIQTALSRYKTSREQLFAYIDFFSDPLQPPVYGGCPLLNFGTEADDTNPIVKEKVNAVIRSGQVLLSGIIEKGIANGEFKKTFVPSDFATALFAMLEGGHLMSRMSGNNDKMEVICRILKNLIDENCV from the coding sequence ATGGCAAAAGGTGAAGAAACCAAACAATTTATTATAGAAAAAGCCGCTCCTATTTTTAATACAAAAGGAATTGCAGCAACTTCTATGAGCGATATTATGGAAGCTACCAAATTGTCTAAAGGAAGCATGTACGTTCATTTTGAAAATAAAGAAGTTTTGGCCTGTGCAGCTGTTGATTATAATATCAAAATGCTTAACACCAAAATTCAAACTGCTTTAAGTCGATACAAAACTTCAAGAGAGCAATTATTTGCTTACATTGATTTTTTTAGTGATCCGCTTCAGCCGCCGGTTTATGGAGGATGTCCGCTTTTAAATTTTGGAACTGAAGCTGATGACACAAATCCAATCGTAAAAGAGAAAGTAAATGCAGTTATACGTTCGGGTCAGGTTTTGCTTTCCGGGATTATTGAAAAAGGAATTGCAAACGGAGAATTCAAAAAAACATTTGTTCCATCTGATTTTGCAACGGCACTTTTTGCAATGCTTGAAGGCGGTCATTTAATGTCGAGAATGTCTGGAAATAATGATAAAATGGAAGTTATTTGCCGAATCCTCAAAAATTTAATAGACGAAAACTGCGTCTAA
- a CDS encoding SDR family NAD(P)-dependent oxidoreductase codes for MSKTILISGASKGFGKAWTEAFLEKGYKVAATARNIDTLNDLKAKYGDALLTLKLDVNKREESLAVVEKVKNHFGTIDILINNAGYALNGAVEEASEAEARAQFETNFFGTLWLTQAVLPIMRNQNSGHIIQVSSILGITTLPVIGIYNASKFAVEGLSETLASEVKQFGINVTLVEPNGYYTDIWGNGFHSESIPAYDGIKKAIADGHDPDTFGKVEATVPAIIKLVEAENPPLRLFLGKVALPFAKQTYEQKLKTWEEWADVSVAAHG; via the coding sequence ATGTCAAAAACAATTTTAATTTCAGGAGCATCAAAAGGATTTGGAAAAGCCTGGACAGAAGCATTTTTAGAAAAAGGATATAAGGTAGCTGCAACAGCCAGAAATATCGATACATTAAATGATTTAAAAGCAAAATATGGGGATGCACTTTTAACGTTAAAACTTGACGTTAACAAGCGTGAGGAATCATTAGCAGTTGTAGAAAAAGTGAAAAATCACTTTGGAACAATTGATATTTTAATCAATAACGCAGGTTATGCTTTAAACGGTGCAGTTGAAGAAGCTAGTGAAGCCGAAGCAAGAGCACAGTTTGAAACAAACTTCTTTGGAACTTTATGGTTAACACAAGCTGTTTTACCAATTATGAGAAACCAAAACAGCGGACATATTATTCAGGTTTCTTCTATTTTAGGAATTACAACTTTACCGGTTATTGGAATTTATAATGCTTCAAAATTTGCTGTTGAAGGTTTAAGCGAAACTTTAGCTTCTGAAGTAAAACAATTTGGAATCAACGTTACTTTGGTTGAGCCAAATGGTTATTATACTGATATTTGGGGTAACGGTTTCCATAGCGAAAGTATTCCTGCTTATGACGGAATTAAAAAAGCCATTGCAGATGGACACGATCCTGATACTTTTGGAAAAGTTGAAGCAACTGTTCCGGCAATTATTAAACTGGTTGAAGCTGAAAACCCTCCATTACGTTTATTTTTAGGAAAAGTCGCTTTACCATTTGCTAAACAAACTTACGAGCAAAAACTAAAAACATGGGAAGAATGGGCTGACGTTTCTGTTGCTGCTCACGGTTAA
- a CDS encoding ATP-binding protein: MKEIIKINLDNEMDLILAHKRCMKIAEMCGMASSFQTRFSTAVSEVARCSIAKGKDSLLVLGINIIKATQKEIVAIITDTIDLKSCSPEAFNYASRISGNIEYSYFDNQSTTKISQQVASPGLLSETKIKGLIDYFKFEPPLSPYDEIRKKNIELIALSEKLAESENKYKQLANTIPILICVVNERSTILLTNESLESYLEVPLLAFDKKNLSNFIHADDVDGILEGWKTAKANRSEFLGETRIKHGSSYIWHLVSIMPNKAEDGSFNSWLVYFVDINAQKMVVETLKDNTELKIIQRELESANSKLMFKNKELEQFAYIASHDLQEPLRKIMIMLSRAGEHLSEDQRKQYYFDRITLAAGRLSNLITDVLNYSRVDNRNQELKEVDLNEILLEILGDLSLVIEEKNAIIDIQPLPKVLGLDTQLRQLFYNLVNNALKFNTSQPSVTISATIVPENNTVVSPENYHIISIADNGIGMDSQYSERIFDMFQRLHERDQYGGNGIGLALCRRIIENHNGIINFTSKPGEGTIFWIYLPKK; encoded by the coding sequence ATGAAAGAGATCATAAAAATAAATCTTGACAACGAAATGGACTTGATACTGGCCCACAAACGATGCATGAAAATTGCAGAAATGTGCGGTATGGCATCATCTTTTCAAACAAGGTTTTCTACAGCAGTATCTGAAGTGGCAAGATGCTCTATTGCAAAGGGTAAAGACTCTTTGCTTGTTCTCGGTATTAATATTATTAAAGCCACTCAAAAAGAAATTGTAGCCATTATTACAGACACTATAGATTTAAAAAGCTGCAGTCCCGAAGCTTTTAATTATGCATCGAGAATTTCCGGAAATATTGAATACAGTTACTTTGACAATCAATCTACTACAAAAATAAGTCAGCAGGTTGCTTCTCCGGGACTTCTGTCAGAAACAAAAATAAAAGGTCTTATCGATTATTTTAAATTCGAGCCGCCGTTATCTCCGTATGACGAAATCAGAAAGAAAAATATCGAACTTATTGCTCTTTCTGAAAAACTGGCAGAGAGTGAAAACAAATACAAACAGCTTGCTAATACCATTCCGATTTTAATTTGTGTGGTAAACGAACGTAGTACGATTCTTTTAACCAATGAATCATTAGAAAGTTATTTAGAAGTTCCGCTGCTTGCTTTCGACAAGAAAAACCTCAGTAATTTTATTCATGCAGATGATGTAGACGGAATATTAGAAGGCTGGAAAACAGCAAAAGCAAACCGATCTGAATTTTTAGGCGAAACGAGAATCAAACATGGTTCAAGTTATATCTGGCATTTAGTTTCGATCATGCCAAATAAAGCTGAAGACGGCTCATTTAATAGCTGGTTAGTTTATTTTGTAGACATCAACGCCCAAAAAATGGTTGTTGAAACACTGAAAGATAACACGGAATTAAAAATAATTCAACGTGAATTAGAAAGTGCCAACTCAAAACTGATGTTTAAAAATAAAGAGCTGGAACAGTTTGCTTATATTGCTAGTCATGATTTGCAGGAACCGCTTCGCAAAATTATGATTATGCTGTCGCGTGCCGGAGAGCATTTAAGCGAAGACCAAAGAAAACAATATTATTTTGACCGAATCACGCTGGCGGCAGGAAGATTATCCAATTTAATTACCGATGTTCTTAATTATTCGAGAGTTGACAATAGAAACCAGGAATTAAAAGAAGTTGATCTTAATGAAATTCTTTTAGAAATTTTAGGAGATTTAAGTCTGGTTATTGAAGAAAAGAATGCCATAATTGATATTCAGCCATTGCCGAAAGTTTTAGGACTTGATACACAGCTGCGCCAGTTATTTTACAATTTGGTCAATAATGCACTTAAGTTTAATACTTCACAGCCATCAGTAACAATTTCGGCAACGATTGTTCCCGAAAATAATACCGTAGTTTCGCCAGAAAATTATCATATTATTTCGATTGCTGATAACGGAATCGGAATGGACAGCCAATATTCAGAACGAATTTTTGATATGTTTCAAAGACTGCACGAACGTGATCAATATGGCGGAAATGGTATAGGACTTGCTTTGTGTCGCCGAATTATCGAAAACCACAACGGTATTATCAATTTTACCAGCAAACCCGGAGAAGGTACAATCTTTTGGATTTATCTTCCGAAAAAATAA
- a CDS encoding SpoIIE family protein phosphatase, with the protein MDNTFFTYKIDDRSLIAFIKREIHNLVLQLGFSPHRAAETDIIVAELTSNLIKYAKGGELLYRAHLDGEYNAIEIYCLDNGVGFENVAKIMNDGYSSSNTLGHGLGSIKRLSNDFQIYSMKDWGCVQYIKICEKPDFQAPAIQTGLNYAAIAVNYPGEKDCGDGYYIKQTRKGFQIFVGDGLGHGQNAHEAVQMALKAFRQSGDAEPADILRDIHTKVKKTRGLVATIVSVDYKTEVWTICGIGNINTRIYNGLENKTYTPYNGIIGHNIPRTLNSTIVPFKKHQIIVMHSDGLRTRWNLNDLTSILKQNPGIIGASIFKDNIRGTDDATILVGKII; encoded by the coding sequence ATGGATAATACATTTTTCACTTATAAGATAGATGATCGAAGCCTAATTGCCTTTATAAAAAGAGAAATACACAATCTTGTACTTCAACTCGGTTTTTCACCGCACAGAGCTGCCGAAACAGACATAATTGTTGCTGAACTTACCTCAAATCTTATTAAATATGCAAAGGGCGGCGAACTTTTGTATCGTGCTCATTTAGACGGAGAATATAATGCAATCGAAATTTACTGCCTTGATAACGGAGTAGGATTTGAAAATGTTGCCAAAATTATGAATGACGGTTATTCGTCTTCAAATACACTTGGCCACGGGTTGGGCTCAATTAAAAGACTCAGCAATGATTTTCAGATTTATTCTATGAAAGACTGGGGCTGCGTGCAATACATTAAAATTTGTGAAAAACCAGATTTTCAGGCTCCGGCTATTCAAACCGGATTAAATTATGCCGCAATAGCTGTAAATTATCCAGGTGAAAAAGATTGCGGAGATGGGTATTATATAAAACAAACCCGAAAAGGTTTTCAGATATTTGTTGGTGATGGATTAGGACATGGCCAAAATGCGCATGAAGCGGTACAAATGGCATTAAAAGCTTTTAGACAGTCTGGTGATGCGGAACCTGCAGATATTTTGAGAGACATTCATACAAAAGTAAAAAAGACCAGAGGACTTGTAGCCACAATTGTTTCAGTCGATTATAAAACAGAAGTTTGGACTATCTGCGGTATTGGCAACATCAATACCCGCATTTATAATGGTTTAGAAAATAAAACCTATACGCCCTATAATGGTATTATCGGTCATAATATTCCACGGACATTAAATAGCACAATTGTTCCTTTTAAAAAGCATCAGATTATTGTTATGCATAGTGACGGATTACGTACAAGATGGAATCTTAATGACTTAACATCTATATTAAAACAAAATCCGGGTATAATTGGAGCATCTATTTTTAAAGATAACATAAGAGGAACTGATGACGCAACAATTCTTGTAGGTAAAATAATATGA
- a CDS encoding anti-sigma regulatory factor, protein MTTITNNKEEALIIKEQDVVPLRNRVKEYGVKIGMSILNQTKLITATSELVRNLLKYGGGGKVIIESVSNGRDNGVRVTFIDNGPGIADIDLAMKDGYSTGKSLGLGLPGTKRLVNEFDIKSELGNGTTVTITKWKNG, encoded by the coding sequence ATGACGACGATAACGAACAATAAAGAAGAAGCCTTAATAATAAAAGAACAAGACGTGGTGCCTTTGCGTAACCGCGTGAAGGAGTATGGGGTTAAGATTGGGATGAGTATTTTAAACCAAACCAAATTAATTACTGCCACAAGCGAACTCGTTCGTAATCTTTTAAAATATGGAGGCGGAGGAAAAGTTATTATAGAATCTGTAAGTAACGGACGCGATAATGGTGTACGTGTTACATTTATTGATAATGGCCCCGGAATAGCAGATATAGATTTAGCAATGAAAGACGGATACAGTACAGGAAAAAGTTTAGGCTTAGGTTTGCCCGGAACAAAAAGACTTGTCAATGAATTTGACATTAAATCAGAACTTGGAAACGGCACTACCGTAACTATAACAAAATGGAAAAATGGATAA
- a CDS encoding STAS domain-containing protein produces MERIPILKMGDFLLVTIQVDLYDQLAENLESDLINTISKYSSKGVLIDISAVSIIDSFMGRILGNIAVMSKILDAQTVVVGMQPAVAITLVELGLSLNGVISALNVEKGMDLLRSKMHNSDNEEQEYDDDNEQ; encoded by the coding sequence ATGGAAAGAATTCCTATACTTAAAATGGGGGATTTTTTGCTTGTGACGATACAAGTAGATTTATACGATCAGCTGGCAGAAAATCTAGAATCAGATTTGATTAACACAATTAGTAAATATAGTTCAAAAGGTGTATTAATAGATATATCTGCCGTTTCTATTATCGATTCATTTATGGGACGAATATTAGGAAACATTGCTGTTATGTCAAAAATATTAGATGCACAAACTGTTGTTGTAGGTATGCAGCCTGCAGTTGCAATTACGTTAGTTGAATTAGGTTTATCCTTAAATGGAGTCATAAGTGCCCTTAACGTTGAAAAAGGTATGGATCTACTGCGCTCAAAAATGCACAATAGTGATAACGAAGAGCAGGAGTATGACGACGATAACGAACAATAA
- a CDS encoding STAS domain-containing protein — protein MQNNLLSGLKEHENKLLTIWSQILLNSGSGDGAVEEEESKEFASLFLSALAKSKGKYEDSEDFEKVQDLIVGISSSRGKRGFSPRENAQYLISFKEASSQILSELIKEPAQLYDANLQLNAILDNMMIMTFEAFMKGREDVISRQVDEISEISTPVITVWDGIVALPIIGTLDSSRTQVVMENLLQQIVDTGSSIAILDISGVPAVDSLVAQHLIKTVSATRLMGAECIISGIRPEIAQTVVHLGIDLTGIITKASLASALQTAFDMLQLSVVKRRKIVE, from the coding sequence ATGCAAAACAACTTACTTAGTGGCTTGAAAGAGCACGAAAACAAATTATTAACTATTTGGTCACAAATTCTATTAAACAGCGGATCTGGAGATGGAGCAGTGGAAGAAGAAGAATCTAAAGAATTTGCCTCTCTCTTTCTAAGTGCACTAGCTAAATCTAAAGGAAAATATGAAGATTCGGAAGATTTTGAAAAAGTTCAGGACCTTATCGTCGGAATATCATCTTCAAGAGGAAAACGCGGATTTTCACCCAGAGAAAATGCACAATATTTAATCTCTTTTAAAGAAGCCTCTTCACAAATTCTTTCTGAATTAATAAAAGAACCGGCACAACTTTATGATGCCAACTTACAGCTTAATGCAATTTTAGACAATATGATGATTATGACATTTGAAGCCTTTATGAAAGGCAGAGAAGATGTTATATCAAGACAAGTTGATGAAATCAGCGAAATTTCGACACCAGTAATCACGGTGTGGGATGGTATTGTTGCTTTGCCAATTATTGGAACATTAGACAGCTCAAGAACACAAGTTGTAATGGAAAATTTATTACAGCAAATTGTAGATACAGGAAGCTCAATTGCTATTCTTGATATTTCTGGTGTACCGGCTGTAGACTCTCTTGTTGCTCAGCATCTTATCAAAACTGTTAGTGCAACACGTTTAATGGGAGCAGAATGTATCATTAGCGGAATTCGTCCTGAAATTGCACAAACAGTAGTGCATTTAGGAATTGACCTTACAGGTATTATTACTAAAGCATCTCTGGCAAGTGCGCTTCAAACTGCATTTGATATGTTACAGCTGTCTGTTGTAAAAAGAAGAAAAATTGTAGAATAA
- a CDS encoding murein L,D-transpeptidase catalytic domain-containing protein yields the protein MKLTTLILLFTVSIFGNPKENKNDNTPINPEMERFSNQLLEVKAMIAKNGSYNNKIAFFVDMRIKSGKNRFFVYDLENDTILEEGLVANGFGSETNVRGELKFSNEPNSKCTSLGRYAVGKSYKGMFGKSYKLYGLDETNSNAVKRAIVLHSYSAVPNEEQDYYISTSHGCPMVSETFFKKIEKIIDGSKSNIILNIYY from the coding sequence ATGAAACTTACCACTTTAATTTTACTTTTTACTGTTAGTATTTTTGGTAATCCAAAAGAAAATAAAAACGATAATACCCCAATAAATCCTGAAATGGAAAGATTTAGTAATCAGCTTTTAGAAGTGAAAGCAATGATTGCAAAAAATGGTTCTTATAATAACAAAATTGCTTTTTTTGTTGATATGAGAATAAAATCAGGAAAAAACAGATTTTTTGTTTATGATTTAGAAAATGATACAATTTTAGAAGAAGGACTTGTTGCAAACGGTTTTGGCTCTGAAACAAATGTTAGGGGAGAATTAAAATTCAGCAACGAACCAAATTCTAAATGCACATCTTTAGGAAGATATGCTGTTGGAAAATCCTATAAAGGTATGTTTGGAAAATCTTATAAATTATATGGATTAGACGAAACAAATAGTAACGCTGTAAAAAGAGCGATTGTATTGCATTCGTATTCAGCAGTTCCAAATGAAGAACAAGATTATTATATTTCAACAAGCCACGGCTGCCCAATGGTTAGTGAGACATTTTTTAAAAAAATAGAAAAGATAATTGATGGTTCTAAATCGAATATTATTTTAAATATTTATTACTAA